The Pseudomonas sp. KU26590 genomic sequence CTGAAGGTGCAGCCGCAAAGCTTGATAACCCACCCCTCCGACTCCACCTAATAGTCATCAATCCCACCCAGGCCTCTGTCATGTCCGAATCACTGCTGATCCCCTGCCCGCATTGCAACGGGCTCAATCGCATTCCTGCCGGGCGACTGAGCGACCAGCCGAAGTGCGGGCGCTGCAAGCAGCCGGTGTTGCTGAGCAAGCCGTTCAACCTGACGCAGGGCGATTACGCCAGCCAGATCAAAGGCGACCTGCCGTTGCTGGTGGACGTCTGGGCAGAGTGGTGCGGGCCGTGCAAATCCTTCGCGCCGACGTTCGAGCAAGCGGCAACTCAGTTGAGCGGGCGCGTTCGCTTGGCGAAGCTGGACAGTGAGGCCAATCAGCAGCTTTCCGCGCAGTTGGGGATTCGCTCGATCCCGAGCCTGATCCTGTTCAAGGACGGCCGTGAAATTGCCCGGCAGAGTGGCGCGATGCCGTTACAACAGTTGATGGCCTGGCTGACCAGTCAGGGACTATGAAAGGCGTTTCTTCAGCGTTTGAAGTGCCTGACAGCCAGCGCTGTAGGCAGGTTCTGAAAGCACTCGTTTGTCCCGAATTCGTCGAATTCTGCGTCTAGGCTTCGCCATTCCTATCGACACCCTGGAGTAGCGAAGCGATGACATACGTGGTCAGAGAGGGCGATTCAACAACAACCGGCGGCGTGGTTTTGAGCACTTCAGGCTCGCACACTTGGGAGGACCGGCGCCTGGCGCGCATGGGCGATCCGGTCTGGTGCGAGCAATGCGCTCAGATCGGCTTCATTGCCCAAGGCAATCCGACCTTCATAGACGAACTCGTGGCCGTGGCCACGCACGGCCAGGCGGTGCGCTGCGGTTGTGCGGAAGGCAACCATCGCCTGATCGCCAGCCAGAATGAGCTTCAGGCAGACATGGATGCGACCATCGACATCCCCAAGGACATGGCCGAAAAGGCGCGCAAGCGAGCCAAGCAGATGACCCGATCCCGTCGAGAGAGCCCCGAACCGCTCGCCTAGCAGCTACCGATGACCCGCACCCGTTTCCAGCAAGTGATGCAGCTCGACAAACTGCTGAGTCAGCTTATGCCGCGGTTCCAGATGGATCAGCGGCATGTTGGCCTGGTGCGATTCACGCATCTTGATCGAACTGGTGAGGTAGACCGGCAGCACCGGCAGCCCTTCCGCGATGAGTTCATCAAGGATCTGCTGGGGCAGGCTCGCCCGCGCCTGGAACTGGTTGACGATAATGCCTTCCACCTCCAGATCTTCGTTGTGATCTTCCTTGAGCTCTTCGATTTCCTTGAGCAACCCGTACAGCGCCTGACGGGAAAAGCTGTCGCAGTCAAACGGAATCAGCACACGATCCGCCGCGATCAACGCCGATACCGCGTAGAAATTCAGCGCAGGGGGCGTGTCCAGATAGATGCGCTCGTAATCTTCGCTCAGCTCATCCAGCAGTTTCCGCAGCTTGTTGATCTTGTGCTTGGCTTCCAGCTTGGGTTGCAGATCAGCCAGCTCCGCCGTGGCGGTCACGACATGAAGGTTGTCGAAGGGCGTTTCATAGATGTCGACCTGATTCTTTTTAGCGCCAGGCCCGGACGATAAAGTCTGCTTGAAGAAGTCGGCGATGCCCATCGGGATCTCTTCACCGGTCAGGCCGGTGAGGTACTGTGTCGAGTTGGCCTGGGCATCCAGATCGATCAACAGTGTCCGATAACCTTCATGAGCACTGACAGCCGCCAGATTGCAGGCGATGCTGGACTTGCCAACCCCGCCCTTCTGATTGAACACCACACGCCGCATGTAAGACTCCCTGTTGCTGTCTAGCCGTGAAGGATCGCCTGCGACCCGATGAATGTTGCCGAGTCTAGGCAATCGCGATGAGTAGGGCGAGCCTCTCGGAGTAATCTGGCTGTAAGGATGAGTGCTACATCATCGAAAGACCGATAGCGCCTGCAACACAGTGATAGAGGCTGCTGCCGCACCCGTAAAAATGATCGTCAGTAAACACACTATTTGTTTCAACGTTTGCCTCAGTGGGCTGGCATCGAGATAATGCCCGTCACTCGGTGATGGCGCCGCGCCATAGCCGGCGTCATTTCAGCAGCTCGAAGCCCGGGAATAAAAATTGTCGGCACACCTGGAAGGTAACGCTTCATGATTCGCGCTTTTTTGCTGTTTTGCGTGCTGTTAGTGAGTGGCTGCGCCAGCCATGCGCCCGTACCCGCGCAAACGCCCCACATCAAATTTCCGGTGCAACTGCACGTGCAACGTGAGCAAGCCGGTCAGCGCGAAGAATGGCTGATGACGATCCAGAAGGAGCGCCACGGCCTGCGCTTCTCGTTGATGGACACCCTCGGCACTCCCGTGGCGGGTCAGCAGCTTAGCGAAGATCGCTGGAAGGCAGACAAGCTGCTGCCGCCCAACTACGAGGCCCGTGAGCTGTTCGCCGCGGTGCTTTTTGCCCTGACGTCCCTCAAGGAGGTGCGCTTTGACTACCCTGGCGTGGAGCTGCGTCCCTACGGTCGCAGCCTGGACGATCGCTGGTTCGTCGATTACGCCTCCGAAGGTATCTTCCGTATCAGCATGGAAAGCGGCGAACTGAAATACGTGGTCGGTCCACTCCAGGGCAAGGCGAGCAAATGACGGGATAGCTCAGCTACCTTTCTTGCTCTGCCTATTGGGCCACGTGCAACAACTCCCGCAGTTCTGCGCTGTGGCTCTGCGTTATCCCGCCTTGCGCGTCACCAGTTCGACAAACGCCTTGGCCATCGGCGACTTCTGATCCTTGCGTTGCACGAGCCACACCGCTGAGGTGGCCTGGGCATCCAGCAGCGTCCGGTACACCACCCCGTCGATGCGCATGCGCTGGTACGACGCCGGCAACACCGTCACGCCCAATCCCGCTGCCACCAGACCAATGATGGTCATCGCCTCTCCCGCCTCTTGGGTGAACAACGGGCTGAAGCCCGCCTCGCGCGCCAGATCCAGCAACTGCGCGTAGAGCCCGCTGCCGTAGCTGCGCGGGAAGAACACAAACGGCTCATTGGCCAGTTCCCGCAAATGGATGCCGCGTTCAGAGCCGTCGGCCAGTGGATGATCCGAGCGCAGAATCGCCACCAACGGTTCATGCAGCAGCTCCACGGCGACCAGTGAATCCGGCAGCGGCAACGGCCGCATGATGCCCACTTGCATCGACTCGTTCTCGAGCCGCTCGGCGACTTCCCGGCTGCTCATTTCCTGAAGCGCCAGATGCACCGCCGGATAACGCTGGCGAAACGCGAAGATGGCCTGCGGGATGCTTGAAGTGAAGGGCGCGGAAGCCGTAAAGCCGATCTTCAGCTCCCCCAGTTCCCCCAGCTGCGCACGCCGGGCAACGTCCGAAGCCTTCTCGACCTGCGCCAGCACCAGACGCGCTTCGTCGAGGAACAAGCGGCCCGCTTCACTCAGCTCCACGCGTCGATTGGTGCGTTCAAACAGGCGCGCGCCGAGCTCTTGCTCCAGCGCCTGAATCTGCTGGCTAAGAGGCGGTTGGGAGATGCCGAGCGCCTGAGCAGCGCGTCCAAAGTGCAGCTCCTCAGCGACAGCGATGAAGTAACGCAGGTGTCGTAATTCCACGGTCATTCCATTAGGTCGTCAAACCTATCAAACAGGTCGAACAATATATTGGAAGCAATCGTTAGGCGGCTATATTCTTTTGCCACTGCTCCCCGCTCCCCGCTCCCCGTCTGAGGTCACCCGTGAATACTGCTGCATCCCCCGCCGCGCCTGCCGAGTTCGCCACTGCGGCCATCCCGTTGGGCGATACCTACATCGAGAAGGACACGCCCGCTTTCATTCGTACCGTACTGGCGCTGTTCTCCGGCGGATTCGCAACGTTTGCGCTGCTGTACTGCGTACAACCGATGATGCCGGTGCTGTCGCGGGACTTCTCCATCAACGCCGCCCAGAGCAGCATGATTCTGTCGGTGTCCACCGCGATGCTCGCGATCGGGTTGCTCATCACCGGGCCCATTTCCGACCGCCTCGGGCGCAAGTCGGTGATGGTCTTCTCGCTGTTCTCCGCCGCTCTTTTCACCATCGCCAGCGCACTGATGCCCACCTGGGAGGGCGTGCTCATCACCCGGGCGTTCGTGGGCTTGTCGCTGAGCGGACTCGCCGCCGTGGCGATGACCTATCTCAGTGAAGAAATCCACCCGCAGCACATCGGCCTGGCGATGGGCCTGTACATCGGCGGCAACGCCATCGGCGGCATGAGCGGCCGGGTGATCACCGGGGTCTTGAGCGATTACGTCAGCTGGCACACGGCACTGTTGATCATGGGCGTCATCGCGCTGGGCGCGGCCGGCGTGTTCTGGAAAATCCTGCCGCCGTCGCGCAATTTCCGCGCACGACCGCTCAGTGGCCGCAGCCTGCTGGAAGGCTTTGTCCTGCAGTTCCGTGACGCTGGGCTCCCGTGGCTTTTTCTCGAAGGCTTCCTGCTGATGGGCGCGTTCGTGACGCTGTTCAACTACATCGGCTACCGCTTGCTGGCCGACCCGTACAACTTGAGTCAGGCGGTGGTCGGCCTGTTCTCGGTGGTGTACCTGTCTGGCATCTACAGCTCGGCGAAGATCGGCGCATTGGCCGATCAACTGGGCCGACGCAACGTGCTGTGGGCCGTAATCGTGCTGATGCTCGTCGGCGTGGCGCTGACCATGTTCACCCCGCTGGTGGTGGTGATCGTTGGCGTGCTCATGTTCACCTTCGGCTTCTTCGGCGCCCACTCCGTGGCCAGCAGCTGGATCGGCCGCCGCGCCATCAAAGCCAAAGGCCAGGCGTCGTCGCTGTACTTGTTCAGTTACTACGTAGGCTCCAGCGTTGCCGGCACCGGCGGCGGCGTGTTCTGGCACTACGCCGGCTGGAACGGCATCGGCGCCTTCATTGGCACCCTCCTGCTGATCGCCCTCGCCGTGGCGCTGAAATTGGCGAAGGTAAAACCGCTGGCGGTGAATG encodes the following:
- a CDS encoding LysR family transcriptional regulator, whose amino-acid sequence is MELRHLRYFIAVAEELHFGRAAQALGISQPPLSQQIQALEQELGARLFERTNRRVELSEAGRLFLDEARLVLAQVEKASDVARRAQLGELGELKIGFTASAPFTSSIPQAIFAFRQRYPAVHLALQEMSSREVAERLENESMQVGIMRPLPLPDSLVAVELLHEPLVAILRSDHPLADGSERGIHLRELANEPFVFFPRSYGSGLYAQLLDLAREAGFSPLFTQEAGEAMTIIGLVAAGLGVTVLPASYQRMRIDGVVYRTLLDAQATSAVWLVQRKDQKSPMAKAFVELVTRKAG
- a CDS encoding ParA family protein, producing MRRVVFNQKGGVGKSSIACNLAAVSAHEGYRTLLIDLDAQANSTQYLTGLTGEEIPMGIADFFKQTLSSGPGAKKNQVDIYETPFDNLHVVTATAELADLQPKLEAKHKINKLRKLLDELSEDYERIYLDTPPALNFYAVSALIAADRVLIPFDCDSFSRQALYGLLKEIEELKEDHNEDLEVEGIIVNQFQARASLPQQILDELIAEGLPVLPVYLTSSIKMRESHQANMPLIHLEPRHKLTQQFVELHHLLETGAGHR
- a CDS encoding PAAR domain-containing protein, which encodes MTYVVREGDSTTTGGVVLSTSGSHTWEDRRLARMGDPVWCEQCAQIGFIAQGNPTFIDELVAVATHGQAVRCGCAEGNHRLIASQNELQADMDATIDIPKDMAEKARKRAKQMTRSRRESPEPLA
- a CDS encoding MFS transporter, with translation MNTAASPAAPAEFATAAIPLGDTYIEKDTPAFIRTVLALFSGGFATFALLYCVQPMMPVLSRDFSINAAQSSMILSVSTAMLAIGLLITGPISDRLGRKSVMVFSLFSAALFTIASALMPTWEGVLITRAFVGLSLSGLAAVAMTYLSEEIHPQHIGLAMGLYIGGNAIGGMSGRVITGVLSDYVSWHTALLIMGVIALGAAGVFWKILPPSRNFRARPLSGRSLLEGFVLQFRDAGLPWLFLEGFLLMGAFVTLFNYIGYRLLADPYNLSQAVVGLFSVVYLSGIYSSAKIGALADQLGRRNVLWAVIVLMLVGVALTMFTPLVVVIVGVLMFTFGFFGAHSVASSWIGRRAIKAKGQASSLYLFSYYVGSSVAGTGGGVFWHYAGWNGIGAFIGTLLLIALAVALKLAKVKPLAVNVQV
- the trxC gene encoding thioredoxin TrxC produces the protein MSESLLIPCPHCNGLNRIPAGRLSDQPKCGRCKQPVLLSKPFNLTQGDYASQIKGDLPLLVDVWAEWCGPCKSFAPTFEQAATQLSGRVRLAKLDSEANQQLSAQLGIRSIPSLILFKDGREIARQSGAMPLQQLMAWLTSQGL